The following coding sequences lie in one Peribacillus frigoritolerans genomic window:
- a CDS encoding CitMHS family transporter, whose amino-acid sequence MLALLGYLMILVFMILIMTGRLSAMIALIAVPSAFALIGGFGGEMGEMALEGIKDVAPTGIMILFAILFFGILIDAGVFDPIINTILKLVKGDPVKIAIGTAVLALLISLDGDGTTTYMITISAMLPLYKRIGMRPLVLAGIAVSSSGVMNLLPWGGPTARVMTALKLEMSDVFTPVIPAMIGGVLFVLFMAYCLGKKERKRIGIIEVDYHVVAQQAAATEDAYIKRPKLIIFNYALTLTLLVALIMELMPSAVLFMVGFAIAITVNYPKVSDQKERVANYADNALSVISMIFAAGVFTGILAGTEMVDAMANSLIQHIPDQMGAHFAVITAIISAPFTFFMSNDAFYYGVLPLLAKAGAAYGIDPALIGRASLLGLPVHLLSPLVPSTYLLVGMVGEDFGALQRTFLKWACGSTLVMIVVCVLLGIIPL is encoded by the coding sequence ATGCTCGCTTTATTAGGATACTTGATGATATTAGTGTTTATGATTTTAATTATGACAGGGCGACTTTCAGCCATGATAGCTTTGATTGCAGTACCAAGTGCATTTGCACTTATTGGCGGGTTTGGCGGTGAAATGGGTGAGATGGCGCTGGAAGGGATCAAAGACGTCGCGCCAACGGGAATCATGATTTTATTTGCGATCCTTTTCTTTGGCATTTTGATTGATGCTGGGGTTTTTGACCCGATCATCAATACGATTCTTAAGCTTGTAAAAGGTGATCCAGTGAAAATTGCCATCGGTACGGCAGTCCTGGCTTTGCTGATTTCCTTGGATGGAGATGGTACGACTACATATATGATAACGATTTCTGCCATGCTTCCGCTATATAAACGGATTGGAATGAGACCGCTTGTATTGGCCGGCATTGCCGTTTCGTCATCTGGAGTCATGAACCTTCTTCCTTGGGGAGGCCCTACAGCAAGGGTGATGACAGCTTTAAAACTTGAAATGTCCGATGTTTTCACCCCTGTCATTCCAGCGATGATTGGCGGAGTCCTATTCGTCCTTTTCATGGCATATTGCCTGGGTAAAAAAGAAAGAAAGAGAATCGGGATCATAGAGGTCGATTATCATGTTGTGGCACAGCAGGCAGCTGCAACGGAAGATGCTTATATTAAACGGCCTAAATTGATAATATTCAATTACGCATTGACTCTTACACTGCTGGTTGCGCTGATTATGGAACTTATGCCTTCAGCGGTTCTGTTCATGGTAGGTTTCGCGATTGCCATTACCGTTAACTATCCGAAAGTCAGTGATCAGAAAGAACGTGTGGCAAACTATGCGGACAATGCTTTATCTGTAATTTCGATGATTTTTGCAGCAGGTGTTTTCACTGGAATCCTAGCCGGTACGGAAATGGTCGATGCCATGGCAAACTCTTTGATTCAGCATATTCCAGATCAAATGGGCGCACATTTTGCTGTCATCACAGCCATCATCTCAGCACCTTTTACGTTCTTCATGTCTAATGACGCATTTTATTATGGTGTGCTCCCATTACTTGCTAAAGCGGGAGCTGCTTATGGAATTGATCCTGCCCTGATCGGCAGAGCTTCACTATTGGGGCTGCCCGTCCATCTATTAAGCCCGCTTGTTCCATCTACCTATTTATTGGTTGGAATGGTAGGGGAAGATTTCGGTGCATTGCAGCGCACTTTCCTGAAATGGGCATGCGGATCGACGCTTGTCATGATAGTGGTTTGTGTCCTATTGGGAATCATCCCACTATAA
- a CDS encoding helix-turn-helix transcriptional regulator, translating into MRYSPIIQKTIEYIENSLQDELSLENIARFAGFSKFHYHRIFQKEVGVTVSEYIRYRRIANAANMLLYTDEKIIDIALYYRFETQESFTRSFKKYYDLPPGQYRKLVSKLTLQKEEMTMKNEQLLKGWNLSGSHPFNYKIGIDRETFHKGQASGFLKSVTKESKEEFATMMQQFKAENYLGKRMKLSGFLKSKDVDGFCGLWMRVDNALQDVLQFDNMGNRPIVNDTEWNHYYIVLDVPENSAIISFGVLLSGRGQLWIDELEFEEVSIDTPTTNIDYGCDLLDGPANLSFEE; encoded by the coding sequence ATGAGATACAGCCCCATCATCCAAAAAACGATTGAATATATAGAGAATAGCTTACAAGATGAATTGTCTTTAGAGAACATCGCACGATTCGCAGGTTTTTCGAAGTTTCATTATCATCGTATTTTTCAAAAGGAGGTTGGCGTGACCGTATCTGAATATATTCGATATCGAAGGATCGCCAATGCAGCTAACATGCTGCTTTATACCGATGAAAAAATAATCGACATTGCTTTATATTACCGCTTTGAAACACAGGAATCCTTTACTCGTTCATTCAAGAAATATTATGACCTGCCGCCAGGGCAATACCGGAAACTCGTAAGTAAACTAACTTTGCAAAAGGAGGAAATGACGATGAAAAACGAACAATTATTAAAAGGATGGAATTTAAGCGGGAGTCATCCATTCAATTATAAAATTGGAATTGACCGGGAGACCTTCCATAAAGGCCAGGCATCAGGTTTCCTGAAATCCGTCACTAAGGAATCCAAGGAGGAATTTGCAACGATGATGCAGCAATTCAAGGCGGAAAATTACCTTGGTAAAAGAATGAAACTGTCGGGTTTTTTAAAATCAAAAGATGTTGATGGGTTTTGTGGTTTATGGATGAGGGTGGATAATGCCCTTCAGGATGTTTTGCAATTCGACAATATGGGCAATCGGCCCATCGTCAACGATACGGAATGGAACCATTATTATATCGTCCTGGATGTACCCGAAAACAGTGCCATCATTTCATTCGGGGTCCTTCTTTCAGGGCGTGGCCAATTATGGATCGATGAACTGGAATTCGAGGAAGTCAGCATCGATACACCAACTACCAATATAGACTACGGCTGTGACCTTTTGGATGGACCGGCAAATTTATCATTTGAAGAATAA
- a CDS encoding response regulator, protein MLKIRAVIAEDDFRVAEIHEKFLKNFDEIEVVGKAVNAKKTLRILEQKSPDLLLLDVYMPDQLGTDLLPDIRKKFPNVDIIMITAATDKEQLEKALHYGVENYLIKPVEMKRFNQVIEEYLKKVHLMKSKQEIDQDFVDLILKKGSSALETNDGLSLPKGVDEITLAKVIEVLEASDIGLSAEQVSGQIGASRTTARRYLEYLISVKKCKAEVVYGVVGRPERRYYKIQ, encoded by the coding sequence ATGCTGAAGATAAGAGCAGTCATCGCAGAAGATGATTTTCGTGTAGCGGAAATCCATGAAAAATTCTTGAAAAACTTTGATGAAATAGAAGTGGTCGGAAAAGCCGTCAATGCAAAAAAAACGCTTCGGATCTTGGAACAAAAAAGCCCGGATTTGCTTTTGCTTGATGTTTATATGCCAGATCAGCTTGGTACAGATCTCCTTCCGGACATACGGAAAAAATTCCCGAATGTGGATATCATCATGATTACCGCGGCAACGGATAAAGAACAACTTGAAAAGGCACTTCACTATGGTGTAGAGAATTATCTAATTAAACCAGTGGAAATGAAGCGCTTCAACCAAGTTATCGAAGAGTATCTGAAGAAAGTCCATCTGATGAAATCCAAACAAGAGATAGACCAGGATTTTGTTGACCTCATTTTGAAAAAGGGTTCTTCCGCTTTGGAAACGAATGATGGGCTGTCCTTACCAAAAGGGGTCGACGAAATTACTTTGGCGAAAGTGATCGAGGTACTCGAAGCAAGCGATATCGGTTTGTCAGCTGAGCAAGTGAGTGGACAGATCGGTGCTTCCAGGACAACCGCGAGACGCTATCTGGAATACTTGATATCCGTTAAGAAATGTAAAGCGGAAGTCGTATACGGGGTAGTGGGGAGACCTGAGCGAAGATATTATAAAATTCAATAG
- a CDS encoding sensor histidine kinase, with amino-acid sequence MRKVSLETKILGLVLSLSLFLILLLTTTFSYMEGRQIAKDKGQLALELSKTISFMPTVTEAFETDDPAGIIQPIVEKIRRETGAEFIVVGNAEGIRYSHPLVSEIGKRMEGGDNSRAIREGEYYVSEAAGSLGLSIRGKSPVFNEDGKIIGIVSVGFLVDDVRAQIFKDLSKEMVVSLVAIMISIIGSYMLARSIRKDTLGLEPFEIANLYKEKNAVLQSVKEGILAIDQNGLITSMNQPAKKLLDIKESVRHLNVDGLFPSKYLFEVLKSGEPQMDKEISWKDKSIIVNCTPIFDSEGVSGVVASFRDRTEIEEMVNTLSEVKMHSEDLRAQTHEFTNKLYVLSGLIQLGEYDEAIEMIQSETSELHSLNRVVFEQIKDTKVQALLLGKIGKASEKKIFFEIDAQSYLEKLPDHIKLSQLTLILGNIIDNALEAVSSMEEPLVKFFATDIGNDMVFEVSDNGKGIPEDAIAHIFDRGFTSKNSGSPSGYGLSNADHVVKELGGIIEVHSEDGNTIFTVYLPKEQRGGKEC; translated from the coding sequence ATGAGGAAAGTATCGCTGGAAACAAAGATTCTCGGGTTAGTCTTATCGTTGAGCCTGTTTTTGATTCTATTATTGACGACTACTTTTTCCTATATGGAAGGAAGACAAATAGCTAAGGATAAAGGTCAATTGGCGTTGGAACTTTCAAAGACGATTAGTTTCATGCCTACCGTTACAGAGGCCTTTGAAACGGATGATCCCGCTGGCATAATTCAGCCGATTGTCGAAAAGATCCGCAGGGAAACAGGTGCTGAGTTCATCGTTGTAGGAAATGCAGAGGGAATTCGCTATTCTCATCCGCTGGTTTCCGAAATTGGGAAGCGGATGGAAGGCGGGGATAATAGCAGGGCCATTCGGGAAGGTGAATATTATGTCTCCGAAGCGGCAGGATCACTCGGTCTTTCCATTCGGGGGAAGTCACCGGTATTCAATGAGGATGGAAAAATAATTGGAATCGTCTCCGTCGGTTTTTTAGTGGACGATGTCCGCGCCCAAATTTTCAAGGATTTGTCCAAAGAGATGGTTGTATCGTTAGTGGCCATCATGATATCGATCATTGGCAGTTATATGCTGGCAAGAAGCATCCGTAAAGATACACTGGGGCTGGAACCATTTGAAATCGCCAATTTATATAAAGAAAAAAATGCAGTGCTTCAATCGGTAAAAGAAGGTATTCTGGCCATTGACCAAAATGGGCTGATTACCTCGATGAATCAGCCGGCGAAAAAATTGCTGGATATTAAAGAGTCCGTTCGCCATTTGAACGTGGACGGACTATTTCCTTCGAAATATTTATTCGAAGTGCTAAAGTCCGGTGAACCGCAAATGGATAAGGAGATTTCATGGAAAGACAAATCCATCATTGTTAATTGTACGCCAATCTTCGATAGTGAAGGGGTAAGCGGTGTTGTTGCTTCGTTCCGTGATCGAACGGAAATTGAGGAAATGGTAAACACATTATCTGAAGTGAAGATGCATTCAGAGGATTTAAGGGCACAAACCCATGAATTTACCAATAAACTATACGTCCTTTCAGGATTGATACAATTAGGGGAATACGATGAAGCGATAGAAATGATTCAAAGCGAAACATCCGAATTGCATTCCCTGAACCGTGTCGTGTTCGAACAGATAAAGGATACAAAGGTACAAGCCTTGTTACTAGGCAAGATAGGGAAAGCATCGGAGAAGAAGATCTTTTTTGAAATAGACGCACAAAGTTACCTAGAGAAACTGCCTGATCATATAAAATTGTCCCAACTAACTTTGATTCTAGGCAATATTATCGATAATGCACTTGAAGCGGTTTCAAGCATGGAAGAGCCGCTCGTGAAATTTTTCGCCACAGATATCGGAAATGATATGGTATTTGAAGTGAGTGATAACGGAAAAGGAATACCAGAGGATGCGATCGCCCATATTTTCGATCGGGGTTTCACTTCAAAAAACAGCGGAAGTCCGAGTGGTTATGGACTTTCGAATGCTGATCATGTCGTAAAAGAGCTAGGCGGCATCATCGAAGTCCACAGCGAGGATGGCAATACTATATTCACCGTGTATCTTCCTAAAGAACAGAGAGGAGGGAAAGAATGCTGA
- a CDS encoding DNA-3-methyladenine glycosylase family protein, which translates to MKEALSNDEGMIELRIRAPKEFSFSENLKYLSRSSNECLFDIVDQKIYRALVVENETLLIEISAVNETDLTVRFPARTAPMDNQVKDAVSQYVRHWFDFETNLLPFYELAQNDPILQKPVSQFFGLRNMGIPDLFEAIAWGILGQQINLTYAYTLKRRLVEGFGEYVEFEGKQYWLFPAPEVIAKLTVEDFADLRMTVKKCEYLIGVAQLIAEGELTKEKLLNAKNVKEAEKMLTKIRGIGPWTANYVLMRCLRFPAAFPIDDVGLHNSMKLVMQTEAKPTKTEILKLSEAWADWESYATFYLWRLLY; encoded by the coding sequence ATGAAAGAGGCATTATCAAATGATGAAGGCATGATTGAATTGAGAATTCGAGCACCAAAAGAGTTTAGTTTTTCGGAAAATCTTAAATACTTATCAAGATCCTCCAATGAATGTCTGTTCGATATTGTTGATCAAAAAATTTATCGAGCACTTGTTGTCGAAAATGAGACACTTTTAATAGAAATCAGTGCGGTGAATGAAACGGATCTGACCGTTCGGTTTCCAGCACGAACTGCACCGATGGATAATCAGGTAAAGGATGCTGTTTCCCAATACGTTCGTCACTGGTTCGATTTTGAGACAAATCTGCTTCCTTTTTATGAGCTCGCCCAAAATGACCCTATATTGCAAAAGCCGGTAAGCCAATTCTTCGGTTTGAGAAATATGGGCATCCCTGATTTATTTGAAGCGATTGCCTGGGGAATACTTGGTCAGCAGATAAACTTGACCTATGCCTATACCTTGAAACGGAGGCTTGTGGAGGGATTTGGTGAATATGTTGAATTCGAAGGAAAGCAATATTGGCTGTTTCCGGCGCCTGAGGTGATCGCGAAATTGACGGTCGAAGATTTTGCCGATTTGAGGATGACGGTGAAGAAGTGTGAATATTTAATAGGTGTTGCTCAACTGATTGCAGAAGGGGAACTTACTAAAGAAAAGCTGTTGAATGCAAAGAATGTAAAAGAGGCTGAAAAAATGCTGACCAAAATACGGGGAATCGGTCCGTGGACAGCGAACTATGTCTTGATGCGCTGTTTGCGTTTTCCAGCAGCCTTTCCCATCGATGACGTCGGGCTGCATAATTCCATGAAACTGGTCATGCAAACGGAAGCAAAACCAACGAAAACGGAAATCCTGAAACTTTCGGAAGCGTGGGCCGATTGGGAATCCTACGCGACGTTCTATTTATGGAGATTGCTATATTGA
- a CDS encoding bifunctional transcriptional activator/DNA repair enzyme AdaA gives MNPKKADFPNEYWKAIIDCDAAYDDHFLYGVITTGIFCRPSCKSRVPNKENVKIFKNAMVALDEDFRPCKRCKPEGLNLPTEEWVEQIAEWIDTHYSEPLTLNKLADISHGSPYHLQRSFKRVKGISPTEYIQRLRLDKATRLLENSELPITEIGFAVGFSSTPYFMTLFKRKMGNTPSGYRNAYLKTQALEREENEE, from the coding sequence GTGAATCCGAAAAAAGCAGATTTCCCGAATGAATATTGGAAAGCTATTATAGATTGTGATGCAGCATATGATGATCATTTTTTATACGGAGTAATTACGACGGGCATCTTTTGCAGGCCCTCCTGTAAATCCAGGGTGCCGAATAAGGAAAACGTGAAGATTTTCAAAAATGCCATGGTGGCTTTGGATGAAGATTTCCGGCCTTGTAAACGATGTAAACCGGAAGGACTGAATTTACCGACGGAAGAATGGGTTGAACAAATAGCCGAATGGATCGACACCCATTACAGCGAACCCCTCACTTTGAACAAATTGGCGGATATTTCCCACGGCAGCCCATATCACTTGCAACGATCATTCAAGCGTGTGAAGGGGATATCGCCCACTGAATATATTCAACGGCTTCGCCTTGACAAAGCGACGAGGCTGCTGGAAAACTCCGAACTGCCGATAACTGAAATAGGCTTCGCTGTCGGGTTCTCTAGTACACCCTACTTCATGACGTTATTCAAAAGGAAAATGGGGAATACCCCTTCAGGATATCGGAATGCATATCTCAAAACTCAAGCTTTGGAGCGTGAAGAAAATGAAGAATGA
- a CDS encoding methylated-DNA--[protein]-cysteine S-methyltransferase, whose product MKNDKEQTIDWAILHYDKWQLYVAKTEKGLCYVGSPGQTYEELKSWIQKRFPMASLVENEKALNPYLKELQEYFEGTRQTFSLPADVKGTPFQQEIWAALNQVPYGKTCSYSDIAQIIQRPAAVRAVGTAIGANPILITVPCHRVIGKNGAITGYRGGTEMKRYLLQLEAEMKP is encoded by the coding sequence ATGAAGAATGATAAAGAACAAACCATTGACTGGGCCATATTGCATTATGATAAGTGGCAATTATATGTGGCCAAGACGGAAAAAGGGCTTTGCTATGTAGGCTCTCCCGGTCAAACGTATGAAGAACTGAAGTCCTGGATACAAAAACGCTTTCCAATGGCGAGCCTTGTTGAAAATGAAAAAGCATTAAATCCCTATCTAAAAGAACTACAAGAATATTTCGAAGGAACCAGGCAGACTTTCTCTCTTCCCGCAGATGTAAAAGGCACGCCCTTTCAACAAGAAATTTGGGCGGCGCTGAATCAAGTACCCTACGGAAAAACCTGTTCCTATTCCGATATTGCCCAAATCATCCAAAGACCTGCAGCTGTTCGGGCGGTTGGTACGGCCATTGGTGCCAATCCTATTCTGATCACGGTGCCATGTCACCGGGTCATCGGAAAAAACGGGGCCATTACCGGTTACCGGGGAGGTACGGAGATGAAACGATATCTACTTCAATTGGAAGCGGAAATGAAACCGTGA
- a CDS encoding DUF2690 domain-containing protein, which produces MVMTLSMFLVDFAFGKNQALAETHTYDGKSPYYNSCASSAVTKDKKWIDSNSYVELKFSTVCKTAWAKVTVTRPAVYNHEADARIVRSTDGKAYTCASSGGNGVVNIGQTACYTPMVYDYDPRKAQAQGIHAIPNSDAYNKAVTIWY; this is translated from the coding sequence TGGTGATGACACTGTCGATGTTTCTTGTCGACTTTGCTTTTGGAAAAAATCAAGCACTGGCCGAAACACACACCTATGATGGAAAAAGTCCATACTATAATAGTTGTGCAAGTTCGGCGGTAACGAAGGATAAAAAATGGATCGATTCCAATTCGTATGTAGAATTGAAATTCAGCACTGTCTGTAAAACAGCCTGGGCAAAAGTGACCGTAACACGCCCCGCGGTATACAACCATGAAGCGGATGCCAGGATCGTCCGAAGTACTGATGGTAAGGCCTATACATGCGCCAGTTCCGGGGGCAATGGTGTTGTGAATATCGGGCAGACCGCGTGCTATACACCAATGGTATATGATTATGACCCGCGCAAAGCACAGGCCCAAGGGATACATGCGATCCCTAATAGTGATGCATATAATAAAGCGGTGACCATTTGGTACTGA